From a single Papaver somniferum cultivar HN1 unplaced genomic scaffold, ASM357369v1 unplaced-scaffold_19, whole genome shotgun sequence genomic region:
- the LOC113338256 gene encoding DPH4 homolog, translating to MLLDGKRSVLKTHYDILSVKEDADYEEIHANYKRAALKSHPDKTRATTEASDIQCESLETFLMVQKAWEILSDSKTRGIYNRELRDSRRDTETAEDVSLEEMMVEEAGEVLEHFYECRCGDYFSIDSVELGEIGYSLGRDESKIFIRRRDSIPATVILPCGSCSLKIRLTITTGP from the coding sequence ATGCTTTTGGATGGGAAAAGATCTGTCCTGAAAACGCACTATGATATTCTATCAGTGAAGGAGGATGCAGATTATGAAGAGATTCACGCAAACTACAAGAGAGCTGCCCTTAAATCCCATCCTGATAAAACCCGAGCAACAACTGAGGCCTCTGATATTCAATGTGAATCACTAGAAACATTTCTAATGGTGCAAAAAGCCTGGGAAATCTTGAGTGACTCAAAGACCCGTGGAATTTACAATCGTGAATTGAGGGATTCAAGACGAGATACAGAAACTGCTGAAGATGTTAGTTTAGAAGAGATGATGGTAGAAGAAGCTGGTGAGGTCTTGGAACACTTTTATGAATGCAGGTGTGGCGATTATTTTTCCATTGATTCAGTTGAACTTGGAGAGATAGGCTATTCGTTGGGCAGGGATGAGAGTAAGATATTTATACGCAGACGTGATTCGATACCGGCCACTGTTATACTTCCTTGTGGGTCGTGTTCTCTTAAAATCCGTCTTACAATCACCACTGGTCCATAG